One part of the Nymphaea colorata isolate Beijing-Zhang1983 chromosome 8, ASM883128v2, whole genome shotgun sequence genome encodes these proteins:
- the LOC116259639 gene encoding putative fasciclin-like arabinogalactan protein 20, with the protein MADSSSSSFFSTLLLLSFIFCCSSVQDPRLEPLHEALIVSGYSSMSLTLQLAPETLIPNASATIFAASDSAFFFSGQPSLLLLRYHVSPRRLSSEELISLPSGTHISTLLSDRFLVVTGNSTINGVPVAAFAPIYRDAGFVAYGVERFLNPSFPTCPLFGTRQDSVFQRSTEAMASRGFGIFASLLDLQIIGLMGKELGVKLTVFAVPDMAMEGVAANLTELAGVLRRHVVPCKVSWVDIEAFGGVFPTLDKRFPVNLTRSGVQLEANGVPIVFPDLYPGNSIVVHGLLGAFPIAPAPAEEVTDLHFDGPDL; encoded by the coding sequence ATGGCGgactcctcctcttcctctttcttttccacTCTCCTCCTTCTTTCCTTCATCTTTTGCTGCTCTTCTGTTCAGGATCCTCGTCTGGAACCGCTCCATGAGGCCCTCATCGTTTCGGGCTACTCCTCGATGTCCCTCACGCTTCAGCTCGCGCCAGAAACCCTCATCCCAAATGCCTCCGCCACCATCTTCGCCGCCTCCGACTCCGCCTTCTTTTTCTCCGGCCAGCCCTCCCTCCTCCTGCTCAGATACCACGTCTCCCCCCGCAGGCTGTCCTCCGAAGAGCTCATCTCTCTGCCGTCCGGGACCCACATTTCCACCCTTCTCTCCGATCGTTTCCTCGTCGTTACTGGAAATTCGACTATCAACGGTGTCCCAGTAGCTGCATTTGCCCCGATCTACCGGGACGCGGGATTCGTCGCCTATGGAGTTGAGCGTTTCCTCAATCCTTCGTTTCCGACGTGCCCGTTGTTCGGCACCCGCCAGGACAGCGTCTTCCAGAGATCCACGGAAGCCATGGCGTCCCGAGGGTTCGGAATCTTTGCGTCTTTGCTTGATTTGCAGATCATAGGGCTTATGGGTAAGGAGCTAGGGGTAAAATTAACGGTATTCGCGGTGCCGGACATGGCTATGGAAGGAGTGGCGGCGAACCTCACGGAGCTCGCCGGGGTGCTGAGAAGACACGTCGTGCCTTGCAAGGTCTCGTGGGTGGATATCGAGGCTTTCGGTGGGGTGTTTCCGACGCTCGACAAGCGGTTTCCGGTGAACTTGACGAGGTCTGGCGTGCAGCTTGAGGCGAACGGCGTTCCGATCGTCTTTCCCGACTTGTACCCCGGCAATTCCATTGTCGTTCACGGACTCTTAGGCGCCTTTCCCATAGCGCCTGCGCCGGCCGAGGAGGTAACGGATCTCCATTTTGACGGTCCAGATTTGTAG
- the LOC116259169 gene encoding peroxidase 11-like, which produces MKILLFFLFAMLAMTALAQPYLTQDYYSGSCPSVVDIVRREMIEIAIVDRPKLASILRLHFHDCFVQGCDGSIFLESTDTMISEQEAIPNKDSIKGLDTFDNIKTAVEAECPGVVSCADVLAIAARDAVILSGGPYWDVPLGRKDSTTANFVAANINIPLPNQDLGTLLAKFLFQGLSLQDMVALVGAHTIGVARCVSFRERIYGDFLETVGLNPISHAYLFHLKALCPEVGGDDNTSPMDNITPIFFDNSFYQILVRGEGLLNSDQEMYSSLLSGDTKPLVIQYAADLLLFYKHFTESMLKMGNITDPLSYATGEVRRKCNVVNS; this is translated from the exons ATGAAgatcttgcttttctttctgtttgctaTGCTTGCCATGACTGCACTTGCCCAGCCCTACTTAACGCAGGATTACTATTCCGGCAGTTGCCCCTCCGTGGTAGATATTGTTAGAAGGGAGATGATAGAAATAGCGATTGTGGACCGACCGAAGTTGGCGTCGATACTCCGATTGCATTTCCATGATTGCTTTGTTCAG GGCTGTGACGGATCTATTTTCCTTGAAAGCACTGATACAATGATAAGCGAGCAAGAAGCAATTCCAAACAAGGACTCCATTAAAGGTCTTGATACTTTCGACAATATCAAGACGGCTGTAGAAGCCGAATGCCCAGGAGTAGTATCATGTGCTGATGTACTAGCTATTGCAGCTAGAGATGCAGTGATCCTG AGTGGAGGGCCATACTGGGATGTTCCATTAGGGAGGAAGGACTCGACGACAGCAAATTTTGTAGCAGCAAACATTAACATTCCATTGCCTAATCAAGATCTGGGCACCCTTCTCGCCAAGTTTCTCTTTCAAGGCCTTTCTTTGCAAGATATGGTTGCTCTGGTTG GTGCCCATACAATTGGAGTGGCTCGATGTGTCAGCTTCCGAGAAAGGATCTACGGCGACTTCCTAGAAACAGTTGGACTGAACCCAATAAGCCATGCCTACCTCTTCCACTTGAAAGCACTATGCCCTGAGGTCGGCGGCGATGACAACACCTCACCCATGGACAACATCACTCCCATTTTTTTTGACAATTCATTCTACCAGATCCTGGTGAGAGGTGAGGGTCTGCTGAATTCAGACCAGGAGATGTACTCAAGCCTCTTGTCTGGAGACACGAAGCCGCTCGTCATTCAGTATGCAGCAGACCTGCTTCTCTTCTACAAACACTTTACAGAATCAATGTTGAAGATGGGAAACATCACAGACCCGCTGAGCTATGCCACTGGTGAAGTGAGGAGGAAGTGCAATGTTGTTAACTCGTGA